From a single Sander vitreus isolate 19-12246 chromosome 4, sanVit1, whole genome shotgun sequence genomic region:
- the padi2 gene encoding protein-arginine deiminase type-2 isoform X1, with protein sequence MSIVSQITNIEQTSRNPSQPTMSQEVSRTDASASVLPKRREVTCRLDTENRLSVVHVIGTYLKATLNRSAPPRSKFFSVKRTANVQYSISPPTSGEDLSPTPLNGNSVLLISMSHASESENDSKLSVQYYGENKEVLGRAVLHLTAVEISLDVDADRDGVVEKNNANKGSWKWGPNGHGAILLVNCDSEQKYLNKIPDCEQDYVTKVSDLKDMSVMVLRTRGPAKLPEGYKLTMHISQGHAECVRVFRSRSPEAKVNTLVEKFLYNNFVKKYPLVLSSEVLSQEVPYLGGVAEMKFHVEGLRFPDNDFDGLVTINLSLLEPIATDIPETPIFTDKVVFRVAPWIMTPNTLQPVEVFVCNTYDNNPFLKGMRNLVAKGGYKFTICPKYVNRGDRWMQDELEFGYIDSPHQRFPVVLDSPRDGDLRDFPYDELLGPDFGYVTRVAEEEHVSSLDSFGNLEVSPPVTVNGKKYPLGRIIIGVAFPTATKGRNMTKVVQDFLWAQKVQEPIALFSDWLCVGHVDEFMTFVPAPNRKGFRLLLASPDAGYKLFRGLQNNGHGKAKMFEGLKDEKTITVDEIVDDENLQAQNNYVQSCIDWNRDVLKRELGLDDEDIIDLPILFKLVTEGEEESVLRAVAYYPDMVNMIVLGKDLGIPKPFGPKVNGRCALEAEMCSLMEGLGLSCTFIDDFATYHKLLGEVHCGSNVRREPFDFKWWNLEM encoded by the exons ATGTCCATCGTGTCTCAAATTACAAACATCGAACAAACTTCCAGAAATCCTTCGCAACCAACCATGTCTCAAGAAGTGTCCCGAACCGATGCATCTGCTTCTGTGTTACCCAAGAGGAGAGAAGTGACATGTCGTCTGGACACAGAAAATCGATTGAGCGTCGTCCATGTTATTGGCACATATTTGAAGGCAACTCTGAACAG GAGTGCCCCTCCCAGGTCCAAGTTCTTCTCTGTGAAGCGCACTGCCAATGTTCAGTACAGCATCAGCCCCCCCACCTCAGGAGAAGACCTCTCCCCCACCCCTCTCAATGGAAACTCAGTACTACTCATCAGCATGAGCCATGCCAGTGAATCTGAAAATGATAGCAAG CTGTCTGTCCAGTACTATGGGGAGAATAAAGAGGTCTTGGGGAGAGCAGTCCTGCACCTGACAGCTGTTG AGATCTCTCTGGATGTGGATGCTGACAGAGACGGTGTTGTGGAGAAAAACAACGCTAATAAG GGATCCTGGAAATGGGGTCCTAATGGGCACGGAGCCATCCTATTAGTCAACTGTGACTCAGAGCAGAAGTACCTGAACAAAATACCAGATTGCGAGCAGGACTATGTCACCAAAGTGTCAG ATCTGAAGGACATGTCTGTCATGGTGCTGCGGACCAGAGGCCCTGCCAAGCTCCCAGAGGGCTACAAGCTCACCATGCACATCTCTCAGGGCCACGCAGAGTGTGTCCGAGTCTTCAGGTCCAGATCCCCTGAAGCCAAGGTTAATACACTGG TAGAGAAATTCCTCTACAACAACTTTGTGAAGAAGTATCCACTGGTGCTGAGCAGTGAGGTCCTGTCCCAGGAAGTGCCTTACCTTGGAGGCGTAGCAGAGATGAAATTTCATGTGGAGGGCCTCAGGTTTCCTGACAACGACTTCGATGGGCTCGTCACCATCAACCTCAGTCTGTTAGAGCCCATCGCCACC GATATCCCTGAGACGCCTATCTTCACAGACAAAGTCGTGTTCCGAGTGGCACCGTGGATCATGACACCCAACACCCTCCAGCCTGTGGAGGTGTTTGTTTGCAA CACTTATGATAACAACCCGTTCCTTAAAGGAATGAGGAACCTTGTTGCAAAGGGCGGGTACAAGTTCACGATTTGCCCAAAGTATGTGAACAGAGGGGATCGCTGGATGCAG GATGAGCTGGAGTTTGGCTACATCGACTCCCCTCATCAACGGTTTCCTGTTGTTCTGGATTCCCCTCGAGATGGAGATCTCCGAGATTTTCCATATGATGAGCTACTG GGCCCCGACTTTGGCTATGTGACGAGGGTGGCCGAAGAAGAACATGTGAGCAGTCTGGACTCATTTGGTAATCTGGAGGTTAGTCCTCCCGTCACTGTGAATGGAAAAAAGTACCCCCTGGGCAGAATCATCATTGGAGTGGCCTTCCCTAC GGCAACTAAGGGACGGAACATGACCAAAGTAGTTCAAGACTTCTTGTGGGCTCAGAAGGTTCAGGAGCCCATCGCCTTGTTCTCTGACTGGCTCTGTGTCGGCCACGTAGACGAATTCATGACTTTTGTTCCTGCACCTAACAGAAAG GGATTCCGGCTGCTGCTGGCCAGCCCAGACGCAGGCTACAAACTATTCAGAGGCTTACAGAACAATGGACATGGAAAAGCCAAAATGTTTGAGG GTCTGAAAGATGAAAAAACAATAACTGTGGATGAGATAGTTGATGACGAGAATCTCCAAGCTCAAAATAACTACGTACAG AGCTGCATCGACTGGAACAGAGATGTGCTGAAGAGAGAGTTGGGCCTGGACGACGAGGACATCATCGACCTGCCAATCCTCTTCAAGTTAGTGACGGAGGGTGAGGAGGAGAGCGTGCTCAGAGCAGTGGCTTACTACCCTGACATG GTGAACATGATTGTCCTGGGGAAAGACCTGGGCATCCCGAAGCCCTTTGGCCCCAAGGTGAATGGACGATGTGCCCTAGAGGCTGAGATGTGCTCCCTGATGGAGGGCCTGGGCCTCAGTTGCACGTTCATCGACGACTTCGCCACCTACCACAAACTGCTGGGAGAGGTGCACTGTGGCTCCAACGTCCGCAGGGAACCGTTTGACTTCAAGTGGTGGAACCTGGAGATGTGA
- the padi2 gene encoding protein-arginine deiminase type-2 isoform X3 codes for MIHSRTLRVDYDQTTSVVCVVGSELNVNLNRSAPPRSKFFSVKRTANVQYSISPPTSGEDLSPTPLNGNSVLLISMSHASESENDSKLSVQYYGENKEVLGRAVLHLTAVEISLDVDADRDGVVEKNNANKGSWKWGPNGHGAILLVNCDSEQKYLNKIPDCEQDYVTKVSDLKDMSVMVLRTRGPAKLPEGYKLTMHISQGHAECVRVFRSRSPEAKVNTLVEKFLYNNFVKKYPLVLSSEVLSQEVPYLGGVAEMKFHVEGLRFPDNDFDGLVTINLSLLEPIATDIPETPIFTDKVVFRVAPWIMTPNTLQPVEVFVCNTYDNNPFLKGMRNLVAKGGYKFTICPKYVNRGDRWMQDELEFGYIDSPHQRFPVVLDSPRDGDLRDFPYDELLGPDFGYVTRVAEEEHVSSLDSFGNLEVSPPVTVNGKKYPLGRIIIGVAFPTATKGRNMTKVVQDFLWAQKVQEPIALFSDWLCVGHVDEFMTFVPAPNRKGFRLLLASPDAGYKLFRGLQNNGHGKAKMFEGLKDEKTITVDEIVDDENLQAQNNYVQSCIDWNRDVLKRELGLDDEDIIDLPILFKLVTEGEEESVLRAVAYYPDMVNMIVLGKDLGIPKPFGPKVNGRCALEAEMCSLMEGLGLSCTFIDDFATYHKLLGEVHCGSNVRREPFDFKWWNLEM; via the exons ATGATTCACTCCCGGACTCTCAGAGTAGATTATGACCAAACTACAAGCGTTGTATGCGTGGTCGGCTCGGAACTTAACGTGAACCTGAACAG GAGTGCCCCTCCCAGGTCCAAGTTCTTCTCTGTGAAGCGCACTGCCAATGTTCAGTACAGCATCAGCCCCCCCACCTCAGGAGAAGACCTCTCCCCCACCCCTCTCAATGGAAACTCAGTACTACTCATCAGCATGAGCCATGCCAGTGAATCTGAAAATGATAGCAAG CTGTCTGTCCAGTACTATGGGGAGAATAAAGAGGTCTTGGGGAGAGCAGTCCTGCACCTGACAGCTGTTG AGATCTCTCTGGATGTGGATGCTGACAGAGACGGTGTTGTGGAGAAAAACAACGCTAATAAG GGATCCTGGAAATGGGGTCCTAATGGGCACGGAGCCATCCTATTAGTCAACTGTGACTCAGAGCAGAAGTACCTGAACAAAATACCAGATTGCGAGCAGGACTATGTCACCAAAGTGTCAG ATCTGAAGGACATGTCTGTCATGGTGCTGCGGACCAGAGGCCCTGCCAAGCTCCCAGAGGGCTACAAGCTCACCATGCACATCTCTCAGGGCCACGCAGAGTGTGTCCGAGTCTTCAGGTCCAGATCCCCTGAAGCCAAGGTTAATACACTGG TAGAGAAATTCCTCTACAACAACTTTGTGAAGAAGTATCCACTGGTGCTGAGCAGTGAGGTCCTGTCCCAGGAAGTGCCTTACCTTGGAGGCGTAGCAGAGATGAAATTTCATGTGGAGGGCCTCAGGTTTCCTGACAACGACTTCGATGGGCTCGTCACCATCAACCTCAGTCTGTTAGAGCCCATCGCCACC GATATCCCTGAGACGCCTATCTTCACAGACAAAGTCGTGTTCCGAGTGGCACCGTGGATCATGACACCCAACACCCTCCAGCCTGTGGAGGTGTTTGTTTGCAA CACTTATGATAACAACCCGTTCCTTAAAGGAATGAGGAACCTTGTTGCAAAGGGCGGGTACAAGTTCACGATTTGCCCAAAGTATGTGAACAGAGGGGATCGCTGGATGCAG GATGAGCTGGAGTTTGGCTACATCGACTCCCCTCATCAACGGTTTCCTGTTGTTCTGGATTCCCCTCGAGATGGAGATCTCCGAGATTTTCCATATGATGAGCTACTG GGCCCCGACTTTGGCTATGTGACGAGGGTGGCCGAAGAAGAACATGTGAGCAGTCTGGACTCATTTGGTAATCTGGAGGTTAGTCCTCCCGTCACTGTGAATGGAAAAAAGTACCCCCTGGGCAGAATCATCATTGGAGTGGCCTTCCCTAC GGCAACTAAGGGACGGAACATGACCAAAGTAGTTCAAGACTTCTTGTGGGCTCAGAAGGTTCAGGAGCCCATCGCCTTGTTCTCTGACTGGCTCTGTGTCGGCCACGTAGACGAATTCATGACTTTTGTTCCTGCACCTAACAGAAAG GGATTCCGGCTGCTGCTGGCCAGCCCAGACGCAGGCTACAAACTATTCAGAGGCTTACAGAACAATGGACATGGAAAAGCCAAAATGTTTGAGG GTCTGAAAGATGAAAAAACAATAACTGTGGATGAGATAGTTGATGACGAGAATCTCCAAGCTCAAAATAACTACGTACAG AGCTGCATCGACTGGAACAGAGATGTGCTGAAGAGAGAGTTGGGCCTGGACGACGAGGACATCATCGACCTGCCAATCCTCTTCAAGTTAGTGACGGAGGGTGAGGAGGAGAGCGTGCTCAGAGCAGTGGCTTACTACCCTGACATG GTGAACATGATTGTCCTGGGGAAAGACCTGGGCATCCCGAAGCCCTTTGGCCCCAAGGTGAATGGACGATGTGCCCTAGAGGCTGAGATGTGCTCCCTGATGGAGGGCCTGGGCCTCAGTTGCACGTTCATCGACGACTTCGCCACCTACCACAAACTGCTGGGAGAGGTGCACTGTGGCTCCAACGTCCGCAGGGAACCGTTTGACTTCAAGTGGTGGAACCTGGAGATGTGA
- the padi2 gene encoding protein-arginine deiminase type-2 isoform X2 — translation MSIVSQITNIEQTSRNPSQPTMSQEVSRTDASASVLPKRREVTCRLDTENRLSVVHVIGTYLKATLNRSAPPRSKFFSVKRTANVQYSISPPTSGEDLSPTPLNGNSVLLISMSHASESENDSKLSVQYYGENKEVLGRAVLHLTAVEISLDVDADRDGVVEKNNANKGSWKWGPNGHGAILLVNCDSEQKYLNKIPDCEQDYVTKVSDLKDMSVMVLRTRGPAKLPEGYKLTMHISQGHAECVRVFRSRSPEAKVNTLEKFLYNNFVKKYPLVLSSEVLSQEVPYLGGVAEMKFHVEGLRFPDNDFDGLVTINLSLLEPIATDIPETPIFTDKVVFRVAPWIMTPNTLQPVEVFVCNTYDNNPFLKGMRNLVAKGGYKFTICPKYVNRGDRWMQDELEFGYIDSPHQRFPVVLDSPRDGDLRDFPYDELLGPDFGYVTRVAEEEHVSSLDSFGNLEVSPPVTVNGKKYPLGRIIIGVAFPTATKGRNMTKVVQDFLWAQKVQEPIALFSDWLCVGHVDEFMTFVPAPNRKGFRLLLASPDAGYKLFRGLQNNGHGKAKMFEGLKDEKTITVDEIVDDENLQAQNNYVQSCIDWNRDVLKRELGLDDEDIIDLPILFKLVTEGEEESVLRAVAYYPDMVNMIVLGKDLGIPKPFGPKVNGRCALEAEMCSLMEGLGLSCTFIDDFATYHKLLGEVHCGSNVRREPFDFKWWNLEM, via the exons ATGTCCATCGTGTCTCAAATTACAAACATCGAACAAACTTCCAGAAATCCTTCGCAACCAACCATGTCTCAAGAAGTGTCCCGAACCGATGCATCTGCTTCTGTGTTACCCAAGAGGAGAGAAGTGACATGTCGTCTGGACACAGAAAATCGATTGAGCGTCGTCCATGTTATTGGCACATATTTGAAGGCAACTCTGAACAG GAGTGCCCCTCCCAGGTCCAAGTTCTTCTCTGTGAAGCGCACTGCCAATGTTCAGTACAGCATCAGCCCCCCCACCTCAGGAGAAGACCTCTCCCCCACCCCTCTCAATGGAAACTCAGTACTACTCATCAGCATGAGCCATGCCAGTGAATCTGAAAATGATAGCAAG CTGTCTGTCCAGTACTATGGGGAGAATAAAGAGGTCTTGGGGAGAGCAGTCCTGCACCTGACAGCTGTTG AGATCTCTCTGGATGTGGATGCTGACAGAGACGGTGTTGTGGAGAAAAACAACGCTAATAAG GGATCCTGGAAATGGGGTCCTAATGGGCACGGAGCCATCCTATTAGTCAACTGTGACTCAGAGCAGAAGTACCTGAACAAAATACCAGATTGCGAGCAGGACTATGTCACCAAAGTGTCAG ATCTGAAGGACATGTCTGTCATGGTGCTGCGGACCAGAGGCCCTGCCAAGCTCCCAGAGGGCTACAAGCTCACCATGCACATCTCTCAGGGCCACGCAGAGTGTGTCCGAGTCTTCAGGTCCAGATCCCCTGAAGCCAAGGTTAATACACTGG AGAAATTCCTCTACAACAACTTTGTGAAGAAGTATCCACTGGTGCTGAGCAGTGAGGTCCTGTCCCAGGAAGTGCCTTACCTTGGAGGCGTAGCAGAGATGAAATTTCATGTGGAGGGCCTCAGGTTTCCTGACAACGACTTCGATGGGCTCGTCACCATCAACCTCAGTCTGTTAGAGCCCATCGCCACC GATATCCCTGAGACGCCTATCTTCACAGACAAAGTCGTGTTCCGAGTGGCACCGTGGATCATGACACCCAACACCCTCCAGCCTGTGGAGGTGTTTGTTTGCAA CACTTATGATAACAACCCGTTCCTTAAAGGAATGAGGAACCTTGTTGCAAAGGGCGGGTACAAGTTCACGATTTGCCCAAAGTATGTGAACAGAGGGGATCGCTGGATGCAG GATGAGCTGGAGTTTGGCTACATCGACTCCCCTCATCAACGGTTTCCTGTTGTTCTGGATTCCCCTCGAGATGGAGATCTCCGAGATTTTCCATATGATGAGCTACTG GGCCCCGACTTTGGCTATGTGACGAGGGTGGCCGAAGAAGAACATGTGAGCAGTCTGGACTCATTTGGTAATCTGGAGGTTAGTCCTCCCGTCACTGTGAATGGAAAAAAGTACCCCCTGGGCAGAATCATCATTGGAGTGGCCTTCCCTAC GGCAACTAAGGGACGGAACATGACCAAAGTAGTTCAAGACTTCTTGTGGGCTCAGAAGGTTCAGGAGCCCATCGCCTTGTTCTCTGACTGGCTCTGTGTCGGCCACGTAGACGAATTCATGACTTTTGTTCCTGCACCTAACAGAAAG GGATTCCGGCTGCTGCTGGCCAGCCCAGACGCAGGCTACAAACTATTCAGAGGCTTACAGAACAATGGACATGGAAAAGCCAAAATGTTTGAGG GTCTGAAAGATGAAAAAACAATAACTGTGGATGAGATAGTTGATGACGAGAATCTCCAAGCTCAAAATAACTACGTACAG AGCTGCATCGACTGGAACAGAGATGTGCTGAAGAGAGAGTTGGGCCTGGACGACGAGGACATCATCGACCTGCCAATCCTCTTCAAGTTAGTGACGGAGGGTGAGGAGGAGAGCGTGCTCAGAGCAGTGGCTTACTACCCTGACATG GTGAACATGATTGTCCTGGGGAAAGACCTGGGCATCCCGAAGCCCTTTGGCCCCAAGGTGAATGGACGATGTGCCCTAGAGGCTGAGATGTGCTCCCTGATGGAGGGCCTGGGCCTCAGTTGCACGTTCATCGACGACTTCGCCACCTACCACAAACTGCTGGGAGAGGTGCACTGTGGCTCCAACGTCCGCAGGGAACCGTTTGACTTCAAGTGGTGGAACCTGGAGATGTGA
- the padi2 gene encoding protein-arginine deiminase type-2 isoform X4 produces MIHSRTLRVDYDQTTSVVCVVGSELNVNLNRSAPPRSKFFSVKRTANVQYSISPPTSGEDLSPTPLNGNSVLLISMSHASESENDSKLSVQYYGENKEVLGRAVLHLTAVEISLDVDADRDGVVEKNNANKGSWKWGPNGHGAILLVNCDSEQKYLNKIPDCEQDYVTKVSDLKDMSVMVLRTRGPAKLPEGYKLTMHISQGHAECVRVFRSRSPEAKVNTLEKFLYNNFVKKYPLVLSSEVLSQEVPYLGGVAEMKFHVEGLRFPDNDFDGLVTINLSLLEPIATDIPETPIFTDKVVFRVAPWIMTPNTLQPVEVFVCNTYDNNPFLKGMRNLVAKGGYKFTICPKYVNRGDRWMQDELEFGYIDSPHQRFPVVLDSPRDGDLRDFPYDELLGPDFGYVTRVAEEEHVSSLDSFGNLEVSPPVTVNGKKYPLGRIIIGVAFPTATKGRNMTKVVQDFLWAQKVQEPIALFSDWLCVGHVDEFMTFVPAPNRKGFRLLLASPDAGYKLFRGLQNNGHGKAKMFEGLKDEKTITVDEIVDDENLQAQNNYVQSCIDWNRDVLKRELGLDDEDIIDLPILFKLVTEGEEESVLRAVAYYPDMVNMIVLGKDLGIPKPFGPKVNGRCALEAEMCSLMEGLGLSCTFIDDFATYHKLLGEVHCGSNVRREPFDFKWWNLEM; encoded by the exons ATGATTCACTCCCGGACTCTCAGAGTAGATTATGACCAAACTACAAGCGTTGTATGCGTGGTCGGCTCGGAACTTAACGTGAACCTGAACAG GAGTGCCCCTCCCAGGTCCAAGTTCTTCTCTGTGAAGCGCACTGCCAATGTTCAGTACAGCATCAGCCCCCCCACCTCAGGAGAAGACCTCTCCCCCACCCCTCTCAATGGAAACTCAGTACTACTCATCAGCATGAGCCATGCCAGTGAATCTGAAAATGATAGCAAG CTGTCTGTCCAGTACTATGGGGAGAATAAAGAGGTCTTGGGGAGAGCAGTCCTGCACCTGACAGCTGTTG AGATCTCTCTGGATGTGGATGCTGACAGAGACGGTGTTGTGGAGAAAAACAACGCTAATAAG GGATCCTGGAAATGGGGTCCTAATGGGCACGGAGCCATCCTATTAGTCAACTGTGACTCAGAGCAGAAGTACCTGAACAAAATACCAGATTGCGAGCAGGACTATGTCACCAAAGTGTCAG ATCTGAAGGACATGTCTGTCATGGTGCTGCGGACCAGAGGCCCTGCCAAGCTCCCAGAGGGCTACAAGCTCACCATGCACATCTCTCAGGGCCACGCAGAGTGTGTCCGAGTCTTCAGGTCCAGATCCCCTGAAGCCAAGGTTAATACACTGG AGAAATTCCTCTACAACAACTTTGTGAAGAAGTATCCACTGGTGCTGAGCAGTGAGGTCCTGTCCCAGGAAGTGCCTTACCTTGGAGGCGTAGCAGAGATGAAATTTCATGTGGAGGGCCTCAGGTTTCCTGACAACGACTTCGATGGGCTCGTCACCATCAACCTCAGTCTGTTAGAGCCCATCGCCACC GATATCCCTGAGACGCCTATCTTCACAGACAAAGTCGTGTTCCGAGTGGCACCGTGGATCATGACACCCAACACCCTCCAGCCTGTGGAGGTGTTTGTTTGCAA CACTTATGATAACAACCCGTTCCTTAAAGGAATGAGGAACCTTGTTGCAAAGGGCGGGTACAAGTTCACGATTTGCCCAAAGTATGTGAACAGAGGGGATCGCTGGATGCAG GATGAGCTGGAGTTTGGCTACATCGACTCCCCTCATCAACGGTTTCCTGTTGTTCTGGATTCCCCTCGAGATGGAGATCTCCGAGATTTTCCATATGATGAGCTACTG GGCCCCGACTTTGGCTATGTGACGAGGGTGGCCGAAGAAGAACATGTGAGCAGTCTGGACTCATTTGGTAATCTGGAGGTTAGTCCTCCCGTCACTGTGAATGGAAAAAAGTACCCCCTGGGCAGAATCATCATTGGAGTGGCCTTCCCTAC GGCAACTAAGGGACGGAACATGACCAAAGTAGTTCAAGACTTCTTGTGGGCTCAGAAGGTTCAGGAGCCCATCGCCTTGTTCTCTGACTGGCTCTGTGTCGGCCACGTAGACGAATTCATGACTTTTGTTCCTGCACCTAACAGAAAG GGATTCCGGCTGCTGCTGGCCAGCCCAGACGCAGGCTACAAACTATTCAGAGGCTTACAGAACAATGGACATGGAAAAGCCAAAATGTTTGAGG GTCTGAAAGATGAAAAAACAATAACTGTGGATGAGATAGTTGATGACGAGAATCTCCAAGCTCAAAATAACTACGTACAG AGCTGCATCGACTGGAACAGAGATGTGCTGAAGAGAGAGTTGGGCCTGGACGACGAGGACATCATCGACCTGCCAATCCTCTTCAAGTTAGTGACGGAGGGTGAGGAGGAGAGCGTGCTCAGAGCAGTGGCTTACTACCCTGACATG GTGAACATGATTGTCCTGGGGAAAGACCTGGGCATCCCGAAGCCCTTTGGCCCCAAGGTGAATGGACGATGTGCCCTAGAGGCTGAGATGTGCTCCCTGATGGAGGGCCTGGGCCTCAGTTGCACGTTCATCGACGACTTCGCCACCTACCACAAACTGCTGGGAGAGGTGCACTGTGGCTCCAACGTCCGCAGGGAACCGTTTGACTTCAAGTGGTGGAACCTGGAGATGTGA